The region TGACCCAATTGGAACTGGTGCTGGAAGAAATCGTCATCGACCGTCCCACCGATATCCAGCAGAATCTGTGTGCCGATAAAGCCTATGATGGCAAACCCGCATTGAAGACCATCGTTGCCCACGGTTATATTCCCCACGTGAAAACACGGGGGGAGGAGCGCCAGGAAAAAAAGCGCAATCCCGCATGGAAAGCCAGAAGATGGGTGGTTGAAGTGAGTCATTCATGGTTCAATCGCTTCCGTAAAATCCTGGTTCGCTATGAGAAGCTCAGCGATACCTATATGGCTTTGCTGCATATGGCTGCTGCTATCATCGCCTACCGAAAAGTGGGCGTTATTTACGGATAAGATCTAAATCTCGAAAAAAATGGTCCCGTACTTGGGTTCCACCTCACAGACCAAGCCTTCCGGAACGGCTCTTTTTGTTCAGCACATGACCGCTTCAGATGGTAAGGCCACCGCTTGCGTATGCCGGCGGTATGCCTGCCACGCGCTGGTTACCGATCTCAAGGAAATGGAAAAAGTGGGGTTGCAAACGGCTTAAAGGGAACAAGACACCTTTTCCCACTGCCCAGAGGGGGAGGGGGGCCGGAAGAACCAGGAACCAGCGCAATTCAAGTGAAGAATCCGCAGGCAAACGTCCTCGAGCCCGTCACAGCCGGTACCCATTCAGTGGGCGGCGCCTGAGCGTGTTATGGGCTGTAATGGATACGATAAATAACACCGGCACGATCGTCCGAGACCAGCATGGACCCATCTCCGAGGATCAGTATGTCTACGGGCCGGCCAAAAGCCTTTGCGCCTTGAAGCCATCCGTCTGCAAACACATCGTAGCTCACTGCCTGGCTTCCCTTTAGGCGAACCCGGGTGATCCGGTATCCGATGGGCACGGTCCGGTTCCAGGACCCATGCTCGGCAATAAATATATCATTATGAAATTCCTTCGGAAATTGCTGACCGGTGTAAAACTTCATACCCAGGGCGGCCACGTGAGGCCCCAGTTTAAAGCTTGGCTTCGCAAACTCACTACAGGATCGGCGCTCTCCGAATTCCGGGTCCGGTAGGTATCCCGCATGACAGAAAGGAAACCCGAAATGCATGCCCGGGCGGGGCGCCCTGGCCAGTACATCCGGGGGCCTGTCGTCTCCCATCCAGTCGCGTCCATTATCCGTAAACCAGAGTACACCCGATACCGGATGCCAGTCAAAACCGACCGTGTTCCGGATGCCTTCCGCGAAGAT is a window of Desulfatiglans anilini DSM 4660 DNA encoding:
- a CDS encoding transposase, which translates into the protein TQLELVLEEIVIDRPTDIQQNLCADKAYDGKPALKTIVAHGYIPHVKTRGEERQEKKRNPAWKARRWVVEVSHSWFNRFRKILVRYEKLSDTYMALLHMAAAIIAYRKVGVIYG